Proteins encoded within one genomic window of Panicum virgatum strain AP13 chromosome 1N, P.virgatum_v5, whole genome shotgun sequence:
- the LOC120653956 gene encoding uncharacterized protein LOC120653956: MGSNTEIDKENIIPSYEHLPEDVRLLLEERKKKRDEEDLQAALASIKVGRGGKVTKIKEIDFTSTSSDASTEVDQNPFPVHVLELKNPKVLVRPSQAESTKGKNVVIGDERPEKKLTQEIPQGAKTLGGQDKKKADNKSTGLTGHSGGLIGSTGLTGNGTGLTGAPSKSGNSSKIKTMPSFKELLAKYEKEGIAQRQKGPPSKVKETESPSRHQEQSSQSNYTSSSGPIAP, from the exons atgggctccaaTACAGAAATCGACAAGGAGAACATCATCCCTTCATATGAGCATCTTCCGGAGGACGTTCgtttgctgctggaggagcgcaagaagaagcgtgatgaagaagatctacaagcAGCGCTTGCGAGCATCAAGGTCGGTCGAGGCGGCAAGGTCACCAAGATCAAAGAGATTGACTTCACTTCTACTTCCTCggatgcatctactgag GTtgatcagaatcctttcccAGTGCATGTGTTGGAATTGAAAAATCCTAAAGTGCTAGTTCGGCcgagtcaagccgaatcaaccaaggggaagaatgtagttattggtgatgaaagacctgAAAAGAAGCTGACACAGGAGATCCCTCAAGGTGCAAaaacactcggggggcaagacaagaagaaggccgacaacaagtcgaccggtctgaccggccacagtggcggtctgatcggttcgaccggtctgaccggtaatgggaccggtctgaccggtgcgcccagTAAATCTGGGAACTCCTCCAAAATTAAGACAATGccgagttttaaagaactcttggctaaatatgagaaggaagggATTGCTCAGAGACAGAAGGGGCCACCAAGCAAAGTCAAGGAAACGGAATCACCGTCAAGACATCAAGAACAATCGAGTCAAAGTAATtatacttcatctagtggaccgattgctccatag
- the LOC120655143 gene encoding UDP-glycosyltransferase 73C4-like, with protein sequence MPMASPPPQREKLRVLLIPFFATSHIGPFADLAFHLAAARPGVVEATVAVTPANVPVLRSALARRGPSRHAAAVQIATYAFPAVDGLPPGVENHSAVKAADAWRIDAVGSDEQLMRPGHEGLVKDLSPDAIVSDILFHWNTDIAASVGVPCVTLHAMGAFPMLALSCLTGAEATGGGGAVALPGFLPPDVRIPVTELPEGLRSQSQDGVRASRDQLTSAHSSCFGLIVNTFFDLEDRYCEMYMRHMKHAYFVGPLSLPPPPQLAAGDDGSRCIDWLDRKPAQSVVYLCFGTLSHTSEAQPRELALGLEASGKPFLWVVRLEEWVLPEGWKERVGDRGMVVTGWAPQTAILAHPAVGAFVTHCGWNSVQETVVAGMPVLTWPKVFEQFITERFVTEVLKIGERLWPEGAGVRSTRYEEHELVPSEAVARAVAKFMEPGGAGDAARSRAKELSAKAHAAMAEGGSSHGDLRRLIDDLIKEKSAGAGTTV encoded by the coding sequence ATGCCCATGGCCTCCCCTCCGCCGCAGAGAGAGAAGCTGCGCGTCCTTCTCATCCCCTTCTTCGCCACCAGCCACATCGGCCCCTTCGCGGACCTCGCCTTCCACCTCGCCGCGGCCCGGCCGGGTGTCGTCGAGGCCACCGTCGCCGTCACCCCAGCGAACGTCCCGGTCCTCCGGTCGGCGCTCGCCCGGCGCGGTCccagccgccacgccgccgcggtccAGATCGCGACGTACGCGTTCCCGGCCGTGGACGGCCTCCCACCAGGGGTCGAGAACCACTCCGCCGTCAAGGCTGCGGACGCGTGGCGCATCGACGCCGTCGGCAGCGACGAGCAGCTAATGCGGCCGGGGCACGAGGGCCTCGTCAAGGACCTCTCGCCCGACGCGATCGTCTCCGACATACTCTTCCACTGGAACACCGACATCGCCGCCAGTGTCGGCGTGCCGTGCGTCACGCTCCACGCCATGGGGGCGTTCCCGATGCTGGCCCTGTCCTGTTTGACAGGTGCCGAGGCcaccggcgggggcggggcggtgGCTCTTCCCGGGTTTCTACCACCGGACGTACGGATCCCAGTCACCGAGCTGCCTGAGGGGTTGAGGAGCCAGAGTCAAGACGGCGTCCGCGCCAGCCGAGACCAATTAACTTCAGCGCACAGTAGCTGTTTCGGACTCATCGTGAACACTTTCTTCGATCTGGAGGACAGGTATTGCGAAATGTACATGCGGCACATGAAACACGCCTACTTCGTCGGGCCCTTGtcactgccgccgccaccgcagctggccgccggcgacgacggctcACGGTGCATCGACTGGCTGGACAGGAAGCCAGCCCAGTCGGTCGTGTACTTGTGCTTCGGCACCTTGTCTCACACATCTGAGGCTCAGCCCCGCGAGCTCGCCCTCGGGTTAGAAGCCTCCGGGAAGCCGTTCCTGTGGGTGGTCAGGCTGGAGGAATGGGTGCTGCCGGAGGGGTGGAAGGAGCGCGTCGGGGACAGAGGGATGGTCGTCACAGGGTGGGCCCCGCAGACGGCGATCCTTGCACACCCGGCGGTGGGGGCGTTCGTGAcgcactgcgggtggaactcggTCCAGGAGACCGTCGTGGCCGGCATGCCGGTGCTGACGTGGCCGAAGGTGTTCGAGCAGTTCATCACTGAGAGGTTCGTGACGGAGGTGCTCAAGATTGGCGAACGCCTGTGGCCGGAGGGTGCCGGGGTGAGGAGCACGAGGTACGAAGAGCACGAGCTGGTCCCGAGCGAGGCAGTGGCACGAGCGGTGGCCAAGTTCATGGAGCCCGGAGGGGCAGGGGACGCCGCGAGGAGCAGGGCCAAGGAGCTCTCCGCAAAGGCTCATGCGGCCATGGCGGAAGGTGGGTCCTCGCACGGCGACCTGCGACGCCTGATTGATGATCTCATCAAAGAAAAATCGGCTGGTGCAGGGACGACGGTCTGA
- the LOC120653957 gene encoding mediator of RNA polymerase II transcription subunit 15-like — protein MRVGGGKNHGRYWIGDSLIDTASTPTLAQIRARSTSSSPAIRPRQSTTEIQMEALKAQMQRDFEAQLLAQQQAWAAQQQAQQQAWPAEGERMQQDLRQTQEASQQNQMQLALAFQFMQTLGSQMDLSPPQFTQTNIPARAATPTPPQSATSNDGPTEMSPSPMPQNVWPPPQWVTYLQQFQQNPSWSQHPPPPPPP, from the exons atgagggtgggaggagggaaGAACCATGGCCGGTACTGGATTGGAGACAGCTTGATTGACACCGCCAGTACTCCTACTCTCGCGCAGATTCGAGCCAGGAGCACCAGCTCtagcccggccatacgcccacgTCAAAGCACTACGGAGATCCAGATGGAGGCACTGAAG GCCCAGATGCAACGGGACTTTGAAGCACAGCTCCTAGCACAGCAGCAGGCGTGGGCGGCACAGCAGCAGGCACAGCAGCAGGCGTGGCCGGCCGAGGGGGAGAGGATGCAGCAAGACCTTCGGCAGACACAGGAAGCCTCCCAACAGAATCAGATGCAGCTGGCCCTGGCTTTTCAGTTCATGCAGACTTTGGGCTCGCAAATGGATCTTTCACCACCGCAATTCACTCAGACTAATATCCCTGCGCGTGCAGCTACCCCTACTCCT CCTCAATCGGCGACATCAAATGATGGGCCAACAGAAATGTCCCCTTCGCCGATGCCTCAGAATGTGTGGCCGCCTCCTCAATGGGTGACTTACCTGCAGCAGTTCCAGCAGAACCCTTCGTGGTCGCagcacccgccaccgccgccgccaccatag